The proteins below come from a single Miscanthus floridulus cultivar M001 chromosome 1, ASM1932011v1, whole genome shotgun sequence genomic window:
- the LOC136470308 gene encoding uncharacterized protein → MAHGTTWPPAPRDDAPQTPLPQTTPTTTKPPQHVPVNTQLTTPTYDVSTDPRPWISRIQQISNLYRLLETQQTCYAAYHLTGEAHRWYMRATKDTPMTKWAYFTESIICNFGPDRNITSNLAPPHHIGPMNNYINNFIAYALHTGITSEQHQVSLSVNGLQDALRVAVIPHHPRTMETAIDLARTMETPTPATTTNTGRSIPATGSYNTGSAKKPLEFQ, encoded by the coding sequence ATGGCACATGGAACAACCTGGCCGCCGGCACCAAGGGATGATGCGCCCCAAACACCGCTGCCTCAGACGACACCGACAACGACAAAACCACCACAACATGTCCCTGTCAACACACAACTCACAACTCCAACATATGATGTCTCGACGGACCCAAGGCCATGGATCTCGCGCATACAACAAATCTCCAACTTGTACCGCCTGCTGGAGACACAACAAACCTGCTACGCGGCCTATCATCTGACAGGTGAAGCACACCGGTGGTACATGCGCGCGACGAAGGATACACCCATGAccaagtgggcatacttcaccgaGAGCATCATCTGCAACTTTGGCCCCGACCGCAACATCACCAGCAACCTCGCACCACCGCATCATATCGGCCCCATGAACAACTACATCAACAACTTCATCGCCTACGCTCTACACACCGGCATCACTAGCGAGCAACACCAAGTCAGCCTCTCCGTCAACGGCCTTCAGGACGCACTCCGAGTGGCGGTTATCCCTCACCATCCGCGCACAATGGAGACGGCCATTGACCTCGCCCGTACCATGGAGACCCCGACGCCCGCCACCACCACAAACACAGGACGATCCATCCCCGCTACTGGCAGCTACAACACCGGGTCGGCCAAAAAACCACTTGAATTCCAATAA